The DNA window GTTAGCGTGGTACTGCACGAGCTATGCCACGGTTTAGGCTTTATCGGTTTTTTGGAGTATAGCGGCGGCGTAGGCAAAGATACCACCAGCCCCGCCAGCTTTGATCTTTTCAGCGAAGATGGCAATAGTGCCACTAAACTTCTGAATTATCCTAATAACTCTGTTGCTTTGGGCAACGCCCTTCTGGGCAATGCCGGGGGCGTCTATTTTAATGGGACCAATGCCAACGCCGCCAACGGCGGTACCCGGGTCAAACTGTATACCCCTTCCACCTGGGATAGTGGTTCCAGTTATTCCCACGTTGATGAAATATTTAACGGTACAGCGAATGCCCTGATGACATACTCTCTGGCGTCAGGAGAGGCAGAACACAACCCTGGCCCCGTTGTTCTGGGCATCTTCAAAGATATGGGCTGGACCGTAGCCGGCTCCCCCGATCCGCCCACCGGGTTAAGCGCCACTACCAGCGCCCAGAATCAAATCAACCTGGCCTGGACGGATAACAGCAGCGACGAGGATGGGTTTAAGATTGAACGCTCGCTAACAGGCGCCGGGCCTTGGGCCCAAATTGCTACGGTGGTAGCAAATGTAACCACTTATAATGATGTGGGCCTGTTCGCCAGCGCCACTTACTACTACCGGGTGCGGGCCTACAACAGCCTGGGCGACTCTACTTACGCCGGCCCGGCCAATGATACCACCTCGGCCCCGCCGGGCGGCGCGCCCACTGCCCCCAGCAATCTAAGCGCCACCCAGGTTTCGCCCACCCAGATCAACCTGGCCTGGACGGACAACAGCATTAGCGAAACCGGCTTTAAGATTGAGCGGTCGGCCAATGGCCTGAGCGGTTGGACGCAAATAGGTACCACCGGCCCCAATGTAACCACCTACAGCAATACTGTGGTTGCCGGAGTTTATTACTATCACGTGCGGGCGTACAATGGCAGCGGCGATTCTAACTATAGCCTTTCCGCCACCAACGCCCAGTTCATTTACGTGCCGGTTATCCTGCGGCGTAACTAAAAGGGAGCATTTCAGTTTTGGGCGAATATTGTCTCACCGCCGAGGCGCAGAGGTCGCGGAGAAAAAACTCTGCGTTCTCGGCGTCTCTGTGGTGAATTTTGGGTAGATGGGTCAAACTCGCCCCAAAAATGAAATACACTCTAACTAAAAGCCACGCTTGATGTATCCAACCAATCGAGTTTTATTAATTCGTCCCCCCGCCTCAATTCCAGGCGGGGGATTTTTTTGGCAATCACCAAACTGTGCTATACTACTCTTTCTAAAATTCAAACTAGAAAGTAGTTTCATTTATGGACAGACGCAACATCAGTATTCTGATTGGTATTCTTTTATTGACCGCCCTGTTGGCCTGGATTGTGGCCGTTGATGATCTGGAGTACGTTTTTCCGGCCCAGGCCGAAGGCGAAATTTCCGTAGAATCAACTCCCTTATGGGCCGTTTTAATGCCCTGGCAAGGCAGCCAACAACGCAGCGTTAAAGTTCACCAGGGCCTGGATTTGCAGGGCGGCCTGCAAGTGGTGTTGGAAGCCGACCTGCCCACCGGCCAGGAATTGCCGGAGGGGGCCATGGAAGCGGCCCGGATTATTGTAGATAACCGGGTCAATGGCCTGGGCGTAACCGAGCCGCTGGTGCAACTACAGGGCGACAACCGCATCATTGTGGAAC is part of the Anaerolineae bacterium genome and encodes:
- a CDS encoding fibronectin type III domain-containing protein encodes the protein MKGFNRQIALFIGLILFALVLVAFIPNANPASQVGAEALGAGREVVVRYDDRFFPFYVPPPKQAELGIQAATINVNWNPASCTGTVTAWPNDAKNAFLHAANIWASLLTSNVPIEVDACWRSDLPSGVLGSAGARNYYRNFANAPTPNTWYAVALANSLANSDLDPGVADIRANFSSTFSWYYGTDGNPGGQLDFVSVVLHELCHGLGFIGFLEYSGGVGKDTTSPASFDLFSEDGNSATKLLNYPNNSVALGNALLGNAGGVYFNGTNANAANGGTRVKLYTPSTWDSGSSYSHVDEIFNGTANALMTYSLASGEAEHNPGPVVLGIFKDMGWTVAGSPDPPTGLSATTSAQNQINLAWTDNSSDEDGFKIERSLTGAGPWAQIATVVANVTTYNDVGLFASATYYYRVRAYNSLGDSTYAGPANDTTSAPPGGAPTAPSNLSATQVSPTQINLAWTDNSISETGFKIERSANGLSGWTQIGTTGPNVTTYSNTVVAGVYYYHVRAYNGSGDSNYSLSATNAQFIYVPVILRRN